The proteins below come from a single Fibrobacter sp. UWP2 genomic window:
- a CDS encoding transglutaminase family protein → MRILKKFFWPVFTALVAVALTLVLWSGREEQMSYRKMACSFEELPLGCVDANAEWQTGLAFFDSAVTASKDTLQSLKNLLWEYWDIEFVGADSAASSREVILPLQVLKTKKSGCMGLAWLALMVAEARNLPLNAILLPGHVFLRYGKKDDGRGQFGVKPKTENLEPNRRGYGYTDEEYREKYKNGPWTGLEFKPLSAKQFVGLAAFDMGNLYLTGEPRRALTWYRMAEELFPVYPGIEANQNVAKSLLPQSL, encoded by the coding sequence ATGCGGATCCTGAAGAAATTCTTTTGGCCTGTGTTCACCGCCCTCGTGGCGGTGGCGCTTACGCTTGTGCTGTGGAGCGGTCGCGAAGAGCAAATGAGCTACCGCAAAATGGCGTGTTCCTTTGAAGAGTTGCCTCTTGGCTGTGTCGATGCGAACGCGGAGTGGCAAACGGGCCTTGCGTTTTTTGACAGCGCGGTGACGGCATCCAAGGATACCTTGCAGTCGCTCAAGAACTTGCTATGGGAATATTGGGACATTGAATTTGTGGGGGCGGACTCGGCGGCTTCGAGTCGAGAAGTGATTCTCCCTTTGCAGGTATTGAAAACAAAAAAGTCGGGTTGTATGGGGCTTGCGTGGCTCGCCCTGATGGTGGCCGAGGCGCGGAACTTGCCGCTAAACGCCATCCTTTTGCCGGGGCATGTTTTTTTGCGCTATGGCAAAAAGGACGATGGCCGGGGGCAGTTTGGCGTCAAGCCCAAAACCGAGAACCTGGAGCCGAATCGCCGGGGGTATGGCTATACCGACGAAGAATACCGTGAGAAGTACAAGAATGGCCCGTGGACCGGGCTCGAATTCAAACCGCTGAGCGCAAAGCAGTTCGTGGGGCTGGCCGCCTTCGACATGGGGAACCTCTATTTGACTGGGGAACCGCGGCGGGCGCTCACTTGGTACCGCATGGCCGAGGAACTGTTCCCCGTGTATCCGGGCATTGAAGCCAATCAGAATGTGGCGAAAAGCCTGCTCCCCCAAAGCCTGTAG
- a CDS encoding TIGR02171 family protein, with the protein MTRFSVQISGLALAAGAFFFGACSNSVSPLDPGISEVDFDIEPAALDMYRVAASGKYVLLGTDDKSARVDERNQMRVNFDYDFAIGAHEVTCGEFNDLMHAETGLALKCEEKQLPASNVTYYDAVLFANARSKAASFDTAYTYTNISLDNEGHCIDLEGLAFHPEADAFRLPTEAEWVLSAFNAWNPKKDWVASNSSQRPHPVCTSESTTKKRPCDMAGNVMEWVNDWSANFKDTALVDYVGASNGGSLGKRVIKGGSYQSDVSAIKLYRRGDVYTVTSSTRAAYLGFRLAYGAIPSATWMGDNGSVAEVRINLVANATTIKKLTGTYKTKLVFRNDVTGNLAFVDYSWGTQNVTEIVDTLDSYHPDVSPDGNRVAFCTGLEGVSGKSSLYVRNLDRSGGDLVKLEVESAAIPRWRVLDSGDTVIVYVSSAANNKDASAFIQTSTWQVPFANGRFGEPQKLFDGAYHGGVSEDNRLAVTGARLLRARVDGHDTVWYNAEQACNASLSQDGSKRTLFLDFAGETGRNFSHLDYGVHEMLLVADSAGVLVQAVPAPVGYSFDHTEWSSEKLVSATLTNASGAHEEVVLVNLYDSSVTELVHSEELWHPCVWIKKEKSATDENPLDVDSAGVYYVNGGTDRSKILRYRMELFWKYKDKAELIALGSSRMSNGFDPSLLRAAEAPLNLSYFPNNFFDILHFYETYIRNNCGKLKYFIFSLDLDFWNEVEDGNFFNDEYKSYPGYVYDINHNAWRGYNSQPLYDAAHAGLGVDIYEAVFLTNRSSMFMEPIGWEGDNPIVDKDSTWLDTFHAAYLKTLVAFEKLLSYAEQDGVTMVGVIFPQSPGYKNTGAFGRHGLRRSDAASIMSDIQKITLQYPSFILMDENKMGNHDYSDDMAQDCDHLGYLGAAHFTHRLDSLLQSL; encoded by the coding sequence ATGACAAGGTTTTCGGTACAGATTTCTGGGCTCGCGTTGGCTGCGGGGGCGTTCTTTTTTGGAGCGTGCTCTAATTCTGTATCTCCGTTGGATCCGGGAATCTCGGAAGTTGATTTTGATATAGAGCCGGCGGCTTTGGATATGTACCGGGTTGCCGCTTCGGGCAAATATGTTTTACTTGGTACTGACGATAAATCGGCCAGGGTTGACGAACGTAATCAAATGCGAGTGAACTTTGATTACGATTTTGCCATTGGAGCCCACGAAGTGACTTGTGGCGAGTTCAACGACCTGATGCATGCGGAAACAGGCTTGGCGTTGAAATGCGAAGAAAAACAGTTGCCGGCATCGAATGTGACTTATTATGATGCCGTTCTTTTTGCCAACGCCCGCAGCAAGGCGGCTTCGTTCGATACCGCTTACACTTACACAAATATTTCTTTGGACAACGAGGGTCATTGTATTGACCTGGAAGGCTTAGCATTCCACCCAGAAGCCGATGCGTTCAGGTTGCCAACAGAGGCGGAGTGGGTGCTTTCTGCTTTTAATGCATGGAATCCTAAAAAAGATTGGGTCGCTTCCAATTCGTCGCAACGCCCCCATCCCGTATGTACATCTGAGTCGACAACTAAAAAAAGACCTTGTGATATGGCGGGGAACGTCATGGAATGGGTTAATGACTGGTCGGCGAATTTTAAGGATACGGCTTTAGTTGATTATGTCGGCGCATCCAATGGAGGAAGCCTTGGAAAACGGGTGATCAAGGGTGGTAGCTATCAAAGCGATGTTTCTGCGATAAAACTGTACCGTCGTGGCGACGTTTATACGGTGACGTCGTCTACGCGTGCGGCCTACTTGGGATTTCGCTTGGCATATGGAGCGATTCCTAGTGCCACATGGATGGGGGACAACGGCTCTGTTGCCGAGGTTCGTATAAATCTAGTTGCAAATGCAACGACGATTAAAAAATTGACGGGTACATATAAGACAAAGCTGGTTTTCCGTAATGATGTAACCGGGAATTTGGCTTTTGTCGATTATTCTTGGGGCACTCAAAATGTGACGGAGATTGTCGACACCTTGGATTCTTACCATCCTGATGTATCTCCCGATGGAAATCGTGTCGCTTTTTGCACAGGATTGGAAGGTGTTTCTGGGAAATCCTCTTTATATGTGAGGAATCTTGATCGTTCTGGTGGCGATTTGGTGAAACTTGAAGTGGAATCGGCGGCAATTCCCCGTTGGCGGGTGTTGGATTCCGGTGATACCGTGATTGTTTATGTAAGCAGTGCGGCGAACAACAAGGATGCTTCCGCTTTTATTCAAACCAGCACATGGCAGGTCCCTTTTGCCAATGGGCGGTTCGGTGAACCGCAAAAACTCTTTGATGGCGCTTATCATGGAGGAGTCAGTGAAGATAATCGGCTGGCTGTGACTGGGGCCAGGCTGCTGCGCGCGCGCGTGGATGGGCACGATACGGTTTGGTATAACGCTGAACAAGCTTGCAATGCAAGCCTTTCTCAGGATGGTTCTAAACGCACCCTGTTCCTGGATTTTGCGGGGGAAACGGGGAGGAATTTTTCACATTTAGATTACGGTGTCCACGAAATGCTGCTGGTTGCCGACAGTGCCGGAGTCCTTGTTCAGGCGGTTCCGGCTCCAGTAGGCTATAGTTTTGATCATACGGAATGGTCTAGCGAAAAATTGGTATCTGCCACTTTGACCAATGCCAGTGGAGCCCACGAAGAAGTGGTTTTGGTGAACTTGTACGATAGTTCCGTTACCGAGTTGGTCCATAGTGAAGAACTGTGGCATCCTTGTGTGTGGATCAAAAAAGAGAAGTCCGCTACGGACGAGAATCCCCTTGATGTAGATAGCGCTGGGGTGTACTACGTTAATGGCGGGACGGACCGTTCAAAAATTCTTCGCTACCGTATGGAACTCTTTTGGAAATACAAGGATAAAGCAGAATTGATTGCGTTGGGTTCTTCGCGCATGTCCAATGGCTTTGATCCTTCGTTGTTGAGAGCGGCAGAGGCCCCGTTGAACTTGTCTTATTTTCCGAATAATTTTTTTGACATATTGCATTTTTACGAAACTTATATACGAAATAATTGCGGAAAACTGAAGTATTTTATTTTCTCGCTGGATTTGGATTTTTGGAACGAGGTCGAGGACGGCAATTTCTTTAATGATGAGTACAAAAGTTATCCAGGATATGTATACGACATCAACCACAATGCTTGGAGAGGCTATAATAGTCAACCTTTATACGATGCCGCACATGCTGGCCTTGGCGTAGATATATATGAAGCGGTGTTCTTGACGAACCGCAGCTCGATGTTTATGGAACCAATAGGTTGGGAAGGAGATAATCCGATTGTAGATAAAGACAGTACATGGCTTGATACCTTCCATGCAGCGTACCTTAAAACGTTAGTGGCTTTTGAAAAACTGCTAAGCTATGCCGAACAGGATGGGGTGACGATGGTTGGCGTTATCTTCCCACAATCCCCGGGCTACAAAAATACGGGGGCCTTTGGACGGCATGGGCTTCGTCGTAGTGATGCGGCTTCCATTATGTCCGATATTCAAAAAATAACGCTCCAGTACCCCAGCTTTATTTTAATGGATGAAAATAAAATGGGAAACCACGATTATAGTGACGATATGGCCCAGGATTGCGATCATTTGGGTTATTTAGGGGCGGCGCATTTTACGCATCGGTTAGATTCTTTGTTGCAATCTTTGTGA
- a CDS encoding TIGR02171 family protein, with translation MIKRERILFIALLLIVLGWVGCTNSTDSYETVEVDETFAEDLDGMIRVFSTGKQVLLGTNDSTASADERPQMKVLFDYDFSIGQHEVTCGEFNNLVPEKTGLSLDCDDKQLPATNVTFYDAVIYANALSKKNGLDTAYSYTRMSFDQDHHCLNLEGFVFHPNVEAYRLPTEMEWVFSANKFWDVENDWLSHNSGYEVHQVCSVKSSVEKSEICDMTGNVMEWVNDWSGTFYDLTLTNYVGPPDGGTLDKRILKGGSYRRAKDSVSLYRRGDVHLVNSTVHTDYLGFRLAYGKIPNAIWVDNDGHVLTSHLVSMANSQTLNTFVETSKAKLVFRNDDSGNLVLIDYSTGYQKIHEILDTLDVFYPDVSPNGSLVAFSTAAEGNLRASSLYVRSIDPVSSNVVKLNVPGAAMPHWRVLDNGDTVIVYVTGYDGGKDEDDFAQGSTWQVKFEKGEFGKPQKIFDRPYHGGISTDGRLAVTGSGRLHARVNGRDTVWYDSMLVSNVRLSKSDENRTMFLDFAAKTGLDFAGMDYDAKTMLLVVDSTGTLVQSVRAPKGYAFDHLGWATRYMALVTLTNDSGSHFQIALLNLVNGSVIPLVEGNELWHPCLWVKKEMWSIDESLNVDSAGVYYTAAGGESAIIMRYKMELLWKYKDSANVVFMGSSRTLAALNPEKMSSSFYAINLSSAPTNVYADIPFLENYILPHVKNLKYLVVGLDIDFWWKSYDIDNFFASEYQKYPGYVYDENHGYWEKGAPAGIYELAHSSLGMLVYEKNLMPHRGFQESNCLGWGEGAFVDHDSTWYEANPQLFYDSFNQLKTILEMAKNREIFVIGVIFPQSPGYQNSGSFGRYGLQRSVAPSLISEIKNLSKTYSNFILLDENKMGNHDYDEGTALNWDHLCTKGAEKLTARVDSLLQTLE, from the coding sequence ATGATAAAACGTGAGCGAATCCTTTTTATTGCCTTGCTGCTTATAGTTCTTGGTTGGGTTGGGTGTACAAATTCAACCGATTCCTATGAGACGGTTGAAGTTGACGAAACTTTTGCTGAGGATTTGGACGGTATGATTCGCGTTTTTTCTACAGGTAAGCAAGTGCTGCTGGGAACTAATGATAGTACCGCAAGTGCTGATGAACGTCCGCAAATGAAGGTGCTTTTTGATTATGATTTCTCCATTGGTCAACACGAAGTGACTTGTGGAGAGTTCAACAATTTGGTTCCTGAAAAAACGGGCTTGTCCTTGGATTGTGACGACAAACAGTTGCCTGCGACGAACGTGACGTTTTACGACGCTGTGATTTATGCCAATGCTCTCAGTAAAAAAAATGGCTTGGATACAGCGTATTCTTACACTCGGATGTCCTTTGACCAAGATCACCACTGTTTGAATTTGGAAGGATTTGTTTTTCACCCCAATGTCGAGGCTTATCGTTTGCCCACAGAGATGGAATGGGTTTTTTCGGCGAATAAATTTTGGGATGTAGAAAATGATTGGCTCTCGCATAATTCCGGATACGAAGTACACCAAGTGTGCTCGGTGAAGAGTTCTGTAGAAAAAAGTGAAATTTGCGATATGACCGGCAATGTGATGGAATGGGTTAATGATTGGTCAGGAACCTTTTATGATTTGACCTTAACAAATTATGTTGGTCCTCCCGATGGAGGGACTCTTGATAAACGAATCCTAAAGGGAGGATCGTATCGACGAGCCAAGGATTCTGTGAGTTTGTATCGTCGTGGGGATGTGCATTTGGTAAATTCTACTGTGCATACGGATTATTTGGGCTTTCGTTTGGCATACGGTAAAATTCCCAATGCGATATGGGTTGACAACGACGGCCATGTTTTGACATCCCATTTGGTCTCCATGGCAAATTCACAAACGTTGAATACTTTTGTTGAAACTTCCAAGGCAAAATTGGTGTTTCGAAATGATGATTCCGGAAATCTAGTTCTTATAGATTATTCTACGGGATACCAAAAGATACACGAAATACTGGATACGCTGGATGTATTTTACCCTGATGTGTCGCCCAATGGCTCTCTTGTGGCCTTTAGTACGGCTGCAGAAGGGAATTTGCGGGCATCGTCGCTTTACGTTCGTTCCATTGATCCTGTAAGTTCAAATGTGGTTAAGTTGAATGTGCCGGGTGCGGCGATGCCGCATTGGCGTGTCTTGGATAATGGAGATACCGTAATTGTTTATGTGACAGGCTATGACGGCGGTAAGGATGAAGACGACTTTGCACAAGGTAGTACTTGGCAGGTCAAATTCGAAAAGGGGGAGTTTGGAAAACCGCAAAAAATATTTGATAGACCCTACCATGGCGGGATCAGTACAGATGGCCGTTTGGCGGTAACTGGATCAGGACGGCTTCATGCTCGTGTCAATGGTCGAGATACGGTTTGGTATGACAGCATGCTGGTAAGCAATGTCAGGCTTTCGAAGAGTGACGAAAATCGCACAATGTTCCTGGATTTTGCGGCAAAAACGGGCCTTGATTTTGCTGGTATGGATTATGATGCGAAAACAATGCTTTTGGTTGTTGATAGTACGGGAACTCTGGTACAGTCTGTTCGTGCTCCCAAAGGATATGCTTTTGATCATTTGGGGTGGGCAACCCGATATATGGCGCTGGTGACGCTAACCAATGATAGCGGATCTCATTTTCAAATAGCTCTATTGAATTTGGTAAATGGTTCTGTAATTCCGTTGGTGGAAGGAAATGAACTTTGGCATCCTTGTTTATGGGTGAAAAAAGAAATGTGGTCTATTGACGAATCCTTGAATGTGGATAGTGCAGGAGTCTATTATACTGCTGCTGGAGGGGAATCGGCGATAATCATGCGTTATAAAATGGAACTCTTGTGGAAGTACAAGGATTCTGCAAATGTTGTTTTTATGGGATCTTCACGAACGTTGGCGGCTTTGAATCCCGAAAAAATGTCATCTTCTTTTTATGCCATAAACCTGTCTAGTGCACCGACAAACGTATATGCAGACATCCCGTTCCTAGAGAACTATATTTTGCCTCACGTCAAAAATCTAAAGTATTTGGTCGTTGGGCTCGACATTGATTTTTGGTGGAAAAGCTATGATATCGATAATTTCTTTGCGTCGGAATATCAGAAATATCCTGGCTACGTTTATGATGAAAACCATGGGTATTGGGAAAAGGGGGCTCCCGCGGGGATTTACGAGTTGGCCCACTCCTCGTTGGGAATGCTTGTGTACGAAAAGAACTTAATGCCGCATCGTGGATTCCAGGAGTCGAACTGCCTTGGTTGGGGCGAGGGGGCGTTTGTGGATCACGATAGTACGTGGTATGAGGCGAATCCGCAGTTGTTCTACGATTCGTTTAACCAGCTTAAAACGATATTGGAAATGGCAAAAAATAGGGAAATTTTTGTTATAGGTGTGATTTTTCCCCAGTCCCCGGGCTACCAAAATTCGGGTTCCTTTGGGCGTTATGGCTTACAACGCTCTGTGGCTCCCAGTTTGATATCGGAAATAAAGAATTTAAGTAAAACATATTCTAACTTTATATTGTTGGACGAGAATAAAATGGGAAATCACGATTATGACGAAGGAACAGCTCTGAATTGGGACCATTTGTGTACCAAAGGGGCAGAAAAACTAACGGCTCGTGTAGATTCCTTGTTGCAAACATTAGAGTAG
- a CDS encoding TIGR02171 family protein, protein MKKVSLTIISFVIPVAVMFLLACSNSVAPLSPEVEFDGDAVADDMYHVRSKGMFVTLGTDDATAKADERPQMKVSFDYDFDIGSHEVTCGEFNELMQNEYGLVLDCEDKQLPAVNITYYDAVLFANARSKAFAKDTAYTYVKILFDVERHCIGMEGLAFHPEANAFRLPTEAEWSLVAFSAWNPQKSWFSSNSGYRLHPVCTSESSKKGIPCDMAGNAMEWVNDWSGNFKDTVLQNYVGAPDGGGIGKRIVKGGSWRNDASLVNIFSRGDIYTVTSSTRADYVGFRLAYGSIPNPSWMGNDGVISDSRIIPLTNSSSIKSFMGTYKTILAFRNDVTGNLAFIDYSFGNVFVIEIKDTLDSYHPDISPDGGRVAFCTGLEGVSGESSVYVRDLNENGSNLVKLDVESAAIPRWRVLENGDTVIVYVTSSANNKDASAFAQSATWQVKFSDGKFGVPEKLFDGAYHGGVSYDNQLAVTGARLLRARVHGRDTVWYGGEQACNVSLAKDSSKRTLFLDFGGTQGRQFAKKKYSSHEVLLIADSTGKLKKTFTAPIGMTFDHTEWVNDSLVVATLVNDNGAHVQLVALNVVGGTMLNLAEGSELWHPCLWVRHSVKSNEDFVIELDSAGVYLSEFHDVEQSRYRVKMGLYWKNLKTTEVILFGSSRMERGVNPDLYLEWNMLNMAVSGIDPVRDMYFIRNYVFNHSDEIKAIVFSIDLDSWRGLEDHLSLIVSAGPGYVYDMNHNYWADYVPESFLDAVENSYPAEKVVVDAITQRGGFYTPSQSWNPIEILVDSVYSDMEMENLDFRLDHVIETFQMAKEKNIYFIGIIFPLSPEFKNTGSFGPYGLQRSEAQKRIERLDSLDKAEKYFILMDENKMGNHDYSNEMAFDDDHLSSKGAEKMTARLVSILKTLE, encoded by the coding sequence ATGAAAAAGGTTTCGTTGACAATAATCTCGTTTGTGATTCCTGTGGCGGTAATGTTTTTGCTCGCCTGTTCCAATTCAGTAGCTCCATTGAGCCCGGAGGTGGAATTTGATGGGGATGCTGTTGCCGATGATATGTACCATGTGCGTTCCAAGGGCATGTTTGTAACGCTTGGCACCGATGACGCGACTGCAAAGGCGGATGAGCGCCCGCAAATGAAGGTGAGTTTTGATTACGATTTTGACATTGGCTCGCATGAAGTGACTTGCGGTGAATTCAATGAATTGATGCAAAATGAGTACGGCTTGGTTTTAGATTGCGAAGATAAACAGCTGCCGGCGGTGAACATTACGTATTACGACGCAGTTCTTTTTGCCAATGCTCGAAGCAAGGCCTTTGCGAAAGATACGGCGTATACGTATGTGAAGATTCTCTTTGATGTCGAAAGACATTGCATAGGGATGGAAGGTTTGGCGTTTCATCCCGAAGCTAATGCGTTCCGTTTGCCCACGGAGGCAGAATGGTCCTTAGTCGCTTTTAGCGCTTGGAACCCGCAAAAGAGCTGGTTCTCTTCGAACTCGGGGTATCGTTTGCACCCGGTATGCACATCGGAATCCTCAAAAAAGGGAATTCCGTGCGATATGGCGGGCAATGCCATGGAATGGGTGAACGATTGGTCCGGGAATTTTAAGGATACTGTATTACAAAATTATGTGGGCGCTCCCGATGGAGGCGGAATTGGCAAACGGATCGTCAAGGGCGGTTCGTGGCGTAATGATGCATCGCTTGTAAATATTTTTAGCCGAGGTGACATTTACACGGTAACGTCATCTACGCGAGCTGATTATGTAGGCTTTAGGTTGGCTTATGGCTCAATTCCCAATCCTTCGTGGATGGGAAACGATGGTGTGATCTCGGATTCCAGAATTATTCCTTTGACGAATTCCTCATCCATTAAGTCCTTTATGGGAACTTATAAGACCATCTTGGCTTTCCGCAATGACGTCACGGGAAATTTAGCGTTTATAGATTATTCGTTTGGGAATGTGTTTGTAATAGAAATCAAAGACACCTTGGATTCCTACCATCCAGATATATCTCCAGATGGGGGGCGCGTTGCTTTTTGTACGGGGCTAGAGGGGGTGTCCGGCGAGTCCAGTGTTTATGTGCGTGATTTGAACGAAAACGGGTCAAACTTGGTTAAGCTGGATGTGGAATCTGCGGCGATTCCGCGTTGGCGTGTTCTTGAAAATGGCGATACGGTTATTGTCTATGTGACGAGTTCCGCCAATAACAAAGATGCATCCGCTTTTGCGCAGTCCGCTACATGGCAAGTGAAGTTTAGCGATGGTAAGTTTGGCGTGCCCGAGAAACTGTTTGACGGGGCGTATCATGGTGGGGTCAGTTACGACAACCAGTTGGCTGTGACTGGGGCTCGATTGCTTCGCGCCCGAGTTCATGGACGTGACACGGTTTGGTACGGTGGCGAACAGGCTTGCAATGTAAGCTTGGCTAAAGATAGCAGCAAACGCACGCTGTTCCTGGATTTTGGTGGAACGCAAGGACGTCAATTTGCTAAGAAAAAGTATTCGAGCCATGAAGTCCTCTTGATTGCCGATAGCACGGGCAAACTAAAAAAGACATTTACGGCTCCCATAGGAATGACTTTTGATCATACGGAATGGGTGAATGACAGCTTGGTGGTTGCAACCTTGGTTAACGACAATGGTGCTCATGTCCAGCTGGTGGCTTTGAACGTGGTTGGCGGCACTATGCTGAACTTGGCTGAGGGAAGTGAACTTTGGCACCCTTGCTTGTGGGTCAGGCATTCGGTAAAGTCCAACGAAGACTTTGTGATAGAATTGGATAGCGCTGGTGTGTACCTGTCTGAATTTCATGATGTGGAACAGTCAAGGTATCGTGTGAAAATGGGACTGTATTGGAAAAATTTGAAGACAACGGAAGTCATTTTATTTGGTAGCTCGCGTATGGAGAGGGGCGTCAACCCGGATCTGTATTTGGAATGGAATATGCTGAATATGGCTGTGTCTGGAATTGACCCGGTCCGCGATATGTATTTTATTCGAAATTACGTATTTAACCATTCTGACGAGATTAAGGCGATTGTATTCTCGATTGATTTGGACAGCTGGCGCGGTCTAGAAGATCACTTGTCTTTGATTGTCTCGGCCGGCCCTGGGTATGTCTATGATATGAATCATAACTACTGGGCTGATTATGTCCCGGAAAGTTTTTTGGATGCCGTAGAAAATTCTTATCCGGCAGAAAAAGTGGTTGTAGATGCTATTACGCAGAGGGGCGGCTTTTATACGCCTTCGCAAAGTTGGAATCCCATTGAAATTCTGGTTGATTCCGTTTATTCTGATATGGAAATGGAGAACTTGGATTTTCGGTTGGATCATGTAATCGAAACCTTCCAAATGGCGAAAGAGAAGAACATATACTTTATAGGGATTATTTTCCCCTTGTCACCGGAGTTTAAAAATACGGGGAGCTTTGGTCCCTATGGTCTTCAGCGTTCTGAAGCCCAGAAACGAATTGAACGGCTTGATTCTCTGGATAAGGCCGAAAAGTACTTTATTTTGATGGATGAAAATAAAATGGGAAACCACGACTACAGTAACGAAATGGCCTTTGACGACGATCATTTGAGTTCTAAGGGGGCGGAAAAAATGACGGCTCGCTTGGTTTCCATCTTGAAAACATTGGAGTAG
- a CDS encoding DnaA ATPase domain-containing protein, translating to MINPVSPWHSVREKICAECNDFGTAILDAIGYEGFEAGYVLLTAPDTFRETWLNSHYGNLLRKYFAQELGSAFIDYKVRILEPSQTIPEIKLTPPMPPVIRTPRPVAKKVPRAKALFYKNNTFENFVEGSCNSTALRACQAVVENPGDKDLNPLLLYGATGLGKTHLIQSVGARLQKTCPGFKIVYRQAFDFLRDCASIGKASYAGEKDLAQDLLQKFKERYAECDVLLIDDIQLLERSTRSQERLVQLIKFLRSRGKQVVLTCDRHPSAFKKLAMGEKPVRESKIPQLSAMLLAHLENCVGVGLEEPDLATRMDLIRRKSEDLPFADKDREEIYRFLSIPPRANVRLIEGLLNWLRAMHTLNGVELNLSCVKQLLVSPQNDGATLTLKSISEIVAATFDVDMVVLTSSRQDKKASIPRKIAMLLCQEFTSETFQELGRFFNRKHSTVIAAIESLKAMMDKDDALARQVKDLRYMLET from the coding sequence TTGATTAATCCCGTGTCGCCATGGCATTCTGTGCGCGAAAAGATTTGTGCAGAATGCAACGATTTTGGCACGGCCATTTTGGACGCCATCGGCTACGAAGGGTTTGAAGCGGGCTACGTTCTCCTTACTGCGCCCGATACTTTCCGTGAGACGTGGCTCAATAGCCATTATGGCAATTTGCTTCGCAAGTATTTTGCCCAGGAACTGGGTTCTGCTTTTATTGACTACAAGGTCCGAATCCTGGAGCCGTCGCAGACCATTCCGGAAATAAAGCTGACGCCCCCGATGCCTCCGGTCATTAGGACTCCGCGTCCTGTAGCGAAAAAAGTTCCCCGTGCCAAAGCCCTGTTTTATAAGAACAATACCTTTGAGAATTTTGTGGAAGGTTCTTGCAATTCTACAGCCCTGCGCGCATGCCAGGCAGTTGTCGAGAATCCGGGGGACAAGGACCTGAATCCGCTTTTGCTGTATGGGGCTACGGGGCTCGGCAAAACGCACCTGATCCAATCTGTTGGGGCGCGCCTTCAAAAGACTTGCCCTGGTTTTAAGATTGTTTATCGACAGGCGTTTGATTTTTTGCGTGATTGCGCTTCTATTGGCAAAGCATCTTATGCCGGAGAAAAGGATTTGGCGCAGGATCTTTTGCAGAAGTTCAAGGAACGTTATGCAGAATGTGATGTTTTGCTGATTGACGATATCCAACTTCTTGAAAGAAGTACCAGAAGCCAGGAACGCCTTGTCCAGTTGATCAAGTTCTTGCGCAGTCGTGGTAAGCAGGTGGTTCTCACATGCGACCGTCATCCCAGTGCCTTCAAAAAGTTGGCTATGGGGGAGAAGCCCGTTCGCGAATCCAAGATTCCGCAGTTGAGCGCCATGCTTTTGGCACACTTGGAAAATTGCGTGGGTGTTGGGCTTGAGGAACCTGATCTTGCCACCCGTATGGACTTGATTCGCAGAAAGTCGGAGGATTTACCTTTTGCCGACAAGGATCGCGAAGAGATTTACCGGTTCCTTTCGATTCCGCCGCGTGCCAACGTGCGCCTGATCGAGGGCTTGCTGAACTGGCTTAGGGCAATGCACACTTTGAACGGTGTGGAGTTGAACCTCAGTTGCGTCAAGCAGTTGCTGGTCTCCCCACAAAATGACGGTGCCACGCTTACGCTCAAGAGCATTAGCGAGATTGTCGCGGCGACATTCGATGTCGACATGGTGGTGCTGACCTCCAGCCGTCAAGACAAGAAGGCTTCGATCCCGCGTAAAATTGCCATGCTCCTGTGCCAGGAATTTACATCGGAAACATTCCAGGAACTGGGTCGCTTTTTTAATCGCAAACATTCCACAGTAATCGCCGCCATCGAATCTTTGAAAGCCATGATGGACAAGGATGATGCCCTTGCGAGGCAGGTCAAAGATCTCCGCTATATGCTAGAAACATAG